One window from the genome of Pseudomonas sp. L5B5 encodes:
- a CDS encoding phage protein Gp36 family protein, giving the protein MNLSLPSAIAIITRFGARDIADLAVPQTHRPIDGALLEAAANGSPLDDWEPEDVASAVAALARIADAASRARSEVQYYLRYRQAGQDAPDWVADDLPELTRFHLYGEKANAESAVRLRYRDIIKRLENLAAEDEKRGAAESGQSGLQISHQSRMFSRSTLRGL; this is encoded by the coding sequence ATGAACCTCTCGCTGCCGAGCGCAATCGCGATCATCACCCGCTTCGGTGCCCGTGATATTGCGGATCTTGCGGTCCCTCAAACCCATCGGCCCATTGACGGCGCGCTTCTGGAGGCGGCGGCCAACGGTTCGCCATTGGATGACTGGGAGCCGGAAGATGTGGCGTCGGCCGTGGCTGCGTTGGCAAGGATCGCTGACGCCGCTAGCCGCGCTCGCAGCGAGGTTCAGTATTACCTGCGCTATCGCCAAGCTGGACAGGATGCCCCGGACTGGGTGGCTGACGATCTGCCCGAACTAACCCGGTTTCACCTGTACGGCGAGAAGGCCAATGCCGAATCGGCTGTGCGCCTGCGCTACCGCGACATCATCAAGCGGCTTGAAAACCTTGCCGCCGAGGACGAGAAGCGCGGTGCGGCCGAGTCTGGACAGTCTGGTCTTCAGATCAGTCATCAGTCGCGGATGTTCAGCCGCAGCACGTTAAGGGGGTTGTGA
- a CDS encoding phage protease, with protein MKTLLALNTDLSAMPSTEGKAPEWIELIPSGPNVTGRDGRTWLFDDLAQQLVLAAFVGRGIDMVIDWEHATEVVAPKGEEAPASGWIDRLELRDGALWGHVTWTPRAEAQVVAREYRFVSPVFDYDDTYRRILRMVSVGLTNKPNLVLTALNHEQSETQKVPLSLALAAALGLDASATDEQAVAAVTQLKATATARNSEQPSLDKFVPRGDYDQAVSRATNAEQALETRKANDHKAVVETEIAAALKAGKITPATVDYHRAACSEQAGLDRFREYVKAAPAVGDPSGLDERQPEVIATALNAEQRAVCAQLGLDPVEFAKNLKSEG; from the coding sequence ATGAAAACACTTCTCGCACTAAACACTGATCTGTCGGCGATGCCTTCCACTGAAGGCAAGGCGCCTGAGTGGATCGAGCTGATTCCCTCCGGCCCGAATGTCACTGGTCGTGATGGCCGTACCTGGCTGTTCGACGACCTGGCTCAGCAGCTCGTGCTCGCAGCCTTTGTCGGTCGCGGTATCGATATGGTGATTGATTGGGAGCACGCCACCGAAGTGGTGGCGCCCAAGGGGGAAGAAGCCCCTGCTTCGGGCTGGATCGATCGCTTAGAACTGCGCGACGGCGCTCTGTGGGGCCATGTCACCTGGACGCCCAGGGCAGAGGCTCAAGTCGTGGCCCGCGAGTATCGCTTTGTATCCCCCGTATTCGACTACGACGACACCTACCGCCGAATTCTTCGGATGGTCAGCGTCGGCCTGACGAACAAACCGAACCTGGTGCTGACAGCACTGAACCATGAGCAATCGGAGACTCAAAAAGTGCCACTTTCTCTCGCATTAGCGGCGGCCCTCGGGCTGGACGCCAGCGCAACCGATGAACAAGCCGTCGCCGCAGTAACTCAACTCAAGGCAACCGCCACCGCCCGCAACAGCGAGCAACCGAGCCTGGACAAATTCGTCCCGCGTGGCGACTACGACCAAGCCGTGTCCCGCGCAACGAACGCCGAACAGGCCCTGGAAACCCGCAAGGCTAATGATCACAAGGCAGTCGTCGAAACCGAAATCGCTGCTGCGCTGAAGGCCGGCAAGATCACGCCGGCCACCGTCGACTACCACCGTGCCGCTTGTTCGGAGCAGGCCGGGCTCGACCGTTTCCGCGAATACGTAAAGGCCGCGCCTGCTGTTGGCGACCCGTCCGGCCTGGACGAGCGCCAACCGGAAGTCATCGCTACCGCGCTCAACGCCGAACAGCGGGCCGTATGTGCTCAGCTCGGCCTGGACCCCGTGGAGTTCGCAAAAAACCTGAAGAGTGAGGGCTGA
- a CDS encoding Mu-like prophage major head subunit gpT family protein: MLVNKSSIQAAFVAIKTLFNNAFAAAPSSWEKIAMKVPSSTGSNLYAWLSAFPRMRRWIGDKHVKNLQAYTYSVVNEDFEATVEVDRNHIEDDQLGIYDPQAKMAGFSAKQLPDELVFELVNKSFSERCYDGQYFFDTDHPVAGQSVSNMGTKRLSIATLADAEASYGAAWTVMQEFKDEDGRPINVAPTVLLVPPALRDTARRLLTTEKLANGEDNPYKGTAEVVVEPRLTSRTAWFLLDTSKPVLPFIYQERKAPVFVQQTAPEADDVFNRKKFKFGAEARAAAGYGFWQLAYGSTGTGS; this comes from the coding sequence ATGCTGGTCAATAAGAGTTCCATTCAGGCGGCATTCGTCGCCATCAAGACCCTGTTCAACAACGCCTTTGCAGCGGCGCCGAGCAGTTGGGAAAAAATCGCCATGAAGGTGCCCTCCAGCACGGGGAGCAACCTCTACGCTTGGCTATCTGCGTTTCCACGGATGCGCCGCTGGATCGGTGACAAGCACGTCAAGAACCTCCAGGCCTACACCTATTCGGTGGTGAACGAGGACTTCGAGGCCACTGTGGAAGTGGATCGCAACCACATCGAAGACGACCAACTCGGTATCTACGACCCCCAAGCCAAGATGGCTGGTTTCTCAGCTAAGCAGCTTCCTGACGAACTTGTGTTCGAACTGGTGAACAAGTCCTTCTCCGAGCGCTGCTATGACGGCCAGTACTTCTTTGATACCGATCACCCGGTGGCGGGCCAAAGTGTTAGCAACATGGGGACCAAGCGTCTGTCCATTGCGACCCTGGCCGATGCCGAAGCCAGCTACGGTGCCGCGTGGACCGTCATGCAGGAGTTCAAGGACGAGGACGGCCGCCCCATCAACGTTGCGCCAACTGTGCTGCTGGTGCCGCCTGCACTGCGAGACACTGCGCGCCGACTGCTGACCACGGAGAAGCTGGCGAACGGCGAGGACAACCCCTACAAGGGCACTGCGGAAGTGGTCGTTGAACCTCGCCTCACCTCACGCACTGCGTGGTTCCTGCTGGATACCAGCAAGCCGGTCCTGCCGTTCATCTACCAAGAACGCAAGGCGCCGGTGTTCGTCCAGCAAACCGCCCCCGAAGCCGACGATGTTTTCAACCGCAAGAAATTCAAGTTCGGCGCCGAGGCGCGTGCGGCGGCTGGCTACGGTTTCTGGCAACTGGCCTATGGCTCCACTGGTACGGGGAGCTAA
- a CDS encoding PBECR2 nuclease fold domain-containing protein, translated as MAVSHGNLPFQEQIDYFRGKTNLPSRAWTDAYATEHDWAFVVAGATKRDLLSDMRGAVEKAITTGRTLEQFRTDFDTIVAQHGWEYNGGRAWRTRTIFETNLRQSYNAGREEQMADPELRKKRPYGLYRHGDSARPRPQHLAWNGTVLPLDDAWWSSHSPQNGWGCKCKKFMVSERDVERMGLKVGPAPVIEYETRIIGVNSPNGPRSVRVPLGIDPGFEHAPGQSRLSSAVPMPRAHDPLPVPGNANPAPRAGLPNRRPPGPLPTPRPVATSRVMPEGLADDEYIDRFLGEFGAAADSPAVFKDKVGDSVVVGRDMFADGAISGAPRGGKARELLLLADALKEPDEVWTRLEWQHEQNKAVMRRRYIRQFKLPGEAVPALAVFEVGSDGWSGITTLAPAASDSGYLEQLRLGVRLYRRSGRE; from the coding sequence ATGGCAGTATCTCATGGCAATTTGCCATTTCAAGAACAGATCGACTACTTCAGGGGCAAGACCAATCTGCCCTCCCGGGCCTGGACAGATGCGTACGCTACTGAGCATGACTGGGCTTTCGTCGTGGCTGGGGCAACCAAGCGCGATCTGCTGTCCGACATGCGCGGTGCTGTAGAAAAGGCAATCACGACGGGCCGCACCCTGGAACAGTTTAGGACAGACTTCGACACCATCGTCGCCCAGCACGGCTGGGAGTACAACGGCGGCCGGGCCTGGCGGACGCGCACCATCTTCGAGACGAACCTGCGGCAGTCCTATAACGCAGGCCGTGAGGAACAGATGGCTGACCCAGAGCTGCGGAAGAAGCGGCCCTATGGCCTCTACCGCCACGGCGACAGCGCTCGCCCGCGCCCTCAGCACCTGGCGTGGAATGGCACGGTTCTGCCGCTCGATGACGCTTGGTGGTCATCGCACAGCCCGCAGAACGGCTGGGGCTGCAAGTGCAAAAAGTTCATGGTCAGCGAGCGAGACGTTGAGCGTATGGGCCTCAAGGTTGGGCCGGCTCCAGTGATCGAGTACGAAACCCGCATCATCGGCGTCAACAGCCCCAACGGCCCGCGTAGCGTGCGTGTACCACTGGGTATCGATCCTGGTTTCGAGCATGCACCGGGTCAGTCGCGCTTGTCCTCAGCCGTGCCGATGCCGCGAGCCCATGACCCGCTGCCTGTGCCTGGTAACGCCAATCCGGCGCCGCGAGCTGGGCTGCCAAACCGTCGCCCGCCAGGCCCGCTGCCTACGCCTCGTCCGGTTGCAACCAGTCGGGTCATGCCCGAAGGGCTGGCAGATGACGAGTATATCGACCGCTTTCTTGGGGAGTTTGGTGCCGCTGCGGACAGTCCTGCTGTGTTCAAGGATAAGGTTGGCGACAGCGTGGTGGTTGGCCGCGACATGTTCGCTGACGGTGCCATATCCGGCGCGCCAAGGGGCGGTAAGGCGCGTGAGCTGCTGTTGCTGGCTGACGCATTGAAAGAGCCGGATGAGGTATGGACCAGGCTCGAATGGCAGCATGAGCAGAATAAGGCCGTAATGCGTCGCCGCTATATCCGCCAGTTCAAGCTTCCCGGTGAAGCGGTGCCCGCACTGGCGGTGTTTGAGGTGGGAAGCGACGGTTGGAGTGGCATCACCACGCTTGCACCTGCCGCCAGTGATTCCGGTTACCTAGAACAACTTCGCCTCGGCGTGCGGCTCTATCGCCGCTCGGGCCGCGAGTGA
- a CDS encoding DUF935 domain-containing protein has product MARSPIVDQYGRAIEYDQLCEDVAAPRVTGVRQVWHPSVAGGLTPERLASLLQAATEGDARDYLTLAEEMEERDLHYASVLGTRKLALAGLNIRIEAATDDAEDVRRADIVREVVESAEFGEAQTDLTDALSKGYSVVEIIWDRSGKTWVPERFELRDPRFFQFDRETGQELRLLDEADMLNGIALAPYKFIVHRPRLRAGLPIRGGLARLAAVGYMCKAWVWKDWMGFADIYGIPMRVGRYGPNASKEDIGVLMSAVANLGSDAAAVIPESMRIDFTQAANVNGAGEFFKGLAEWWDKQMSKAIVGQTMSADDGASLAQAKVHNEVRLDLLEADAKAESNTLNRMFVRPFCDLNFAPGRRYPKLIIDVPKPENLELLIKAVTAFVPLGLRVEQSVIRDKFGLPEPAKDAEVLGASVTPAAPVATALNREGVVVPAVVPDIVDSQVETLEAAVAAPMDEMVDAMKELLESVSSLEEFRDRLIETYPSMSTAQLANAMADGMMAASLAGRYDVLRGL; this is encoded by the coding sequence ATGGCACGTTCACCCATCGTCGATCAATACGGCCGAGCCATCGAATACGATCAGCTCTGTGAGGATGTGGCCGCGCCGCGTGTAACCGGTGTGCGCCAGGTTTGGCACCCATCTGTGGCAGGTGGTCTGACGCCTGAGCGTCTTGCCTCCTTGTTGCAGGCCGCTACTGAAGGAGACGCCCGCGACTACCTGACTCTTGCTGAAGAAATGGAAGAGCGGGACCTGCACTATGCGTCGGTACTCGGTACGCGCAAGCTTGCCTTGGCAGGACTCAACATCCGAATCGAAGCCGCCACCGATGACGCGGAAGATGTTCGCCGGGCTGACATCGTGCGCGAGGTCGTTGAGTCGGCTGAATTTGGCGAGGCGCAAACTGACCTCACTGACGCCCTGAGCAAAGGTTACTCAGTAGTTGAGATCATATGGGACCGCAGCGGTAAGACGTGGGTGCCCGAGCGCTTCGAATTGCGCGACCCAAGGTTCTTTCAGTTCGACCGGGAAACCGGCCAAGAGCTGCGCCTGCTCGATGAGGCAGACATGCTCAACGGCATCGCGCTGGCTCCCTACAAGTTCATTGTGCATCGTCCGAGGCTGCGCGCTGGCTTGCCGATCCGTGGTGGTCTGGCGCGCTTAGCGGCGGTCGGCTACATGTGCAAGGCGTGGGTGTGGAAAGACTGGATGGGCTTTGCTGACATCTACGGTATACCGATGCGCGTGGGTCGCTATGGGCCGAATGCAAGCAAGGAAGACATAGGCGTGCTGATGTCGGCTGTGGCGAACCTTGGAAGCGATGCGGCCGCCGTTATTCCCGAATCCATGCGGATCGACTTCACCCAAGCTGCCAACGTCAATGGTGCAGGCGAGTTCTTTAAAGGTCTGGCTGAATGGTGGGACAAGCAAATGTCCAAGGCCATTGTCGGCCAGACCATGAGCGCAGACGATGGGGCCAGCCTGGCTCAGGCCAAGGTTCACAACGAGGTTCGCCTGGATCTGCTGGAAGCCGATGCCAAGGCCGAGTCGAACACGTTGAACCGGATGTTCGTGCGGCCTTTCTGCGACCTGAATTTTGCACCTGGTCGACGCTATCCGAAGTTGATCATTGATGTGCCGAAGCCTGAAAACCTTGAGCTGCTGATCAAGGCTGTTACGGCGTTCGTCCCATTAGGGTTGCGGGTCGAGCAGTCGGTTATCCGCGACAAGTTTGGCCTGCCTGAGCCTGCAAAGGACGCAGAGGTTCTCGGGGCTTCGGTTACGCCTGCGGCTCCTGTGGCTACTGCACTCAATCGAGAGGGGGTAGTGGTCCCGGCAGTGGTGCCGGATATCGTAGACAGCCAGGTCGAGACGCTTGAGGCGGCTGTCGCCGCGCCCATGGATGAGATGGTGGATGCAATGAAGGAGCTGTTGGAATCGGTGTCCAGTCTTGAGGAGTTTCGCGACCGCCTGATCGAGACTTACCCCTCAATGAGCACGGCCCAGCTCGCCAATGCAATGGCCGATGGGATGATGGCTGCGAGCTTGGCCGGCCGATACGACGTACTTAGGGGGCTTTAG
- a CDS encoding phage virion morphogenesis protein, whose product MAGAVLDVTIDTSVAGRGLELLIERLGSLRVPLNDIGEYLHMSVDGRARRQVGPDGSPWAPLSPRTLARKRGNKILRDTGALLDTLRHQVSNEELQFGTDRPYGAIHQFGGKVNHAARSQQVYFKEKGGVVGNRFVKKRQSNFSQWVTHGARSVEMPARPYLGLSSEDEVEIVEIVGAYLKG is encoded by the coding sequence GTGGCAGGGGCAGTGCTTGATGTAACCATTGATACGTCGGTAGCCGGACGCGGGCTGGAGCTGCTGATTGAGCGCCTTGGCTCGTTGAGGGTGCCGCTTAACGACATTGGTGAGTATCTGCACATGTCCGTTGACGGGCGGGCACGGCGCCAGGTTGGGCCGGATGGATCGCCTTGGGCTCCCTTGTCGCCGCGCACCCTTGCAAGGAAGCGCGGAAATAAAATCCTCCGCGATACGGGTGCGCTGCTCGACACGCTGCGTCACCAGGTCAGCAATGAAGAACTCCAGTTCGGTACAGACCGGCCCTACGGAGCTATCCACCAGTTCGGCGGCAAGGTCAATCATGCGGCTAGATCGCAGCAGGTGTACTTCAAGGAGAAAGGTGGCGTGGTCGGCAACCGCTTCGTGAAGAAGAGGCAATCGAATTTCTCACAGTGGGTGACGCACGGAGCGAGATCCGTAGAAATGCCAGCGCGTCCCTACCTTGGATTGTCGAGCGAGGACGAGGTGGAGATTGTGGAGATCGTTGGTGCCTACCTGAAGGGGTAA
- a CDS encoding HI1506-related protein, with translation MGVIIKSTTDGFRRGGIAHRAKGTYYPDGALTEQQLAMMRVDPGLLVVEGVQEGALQVGQDNAELVQEMRNTIATMTSEASGAIAALERDLEQVRAGLMAASSDLVAVLAQHQAAPGLIVEAAKLLTPADPAQEGAICILADSLAALVIEHLRPHTQALEAQDHGRNSTLDSAGNLESSPSPAPFPAVAPATGDKPEAVTEKAAGKRGAASKKGAE, from the coding sequence ATGGGCGTAATCATCAAATCCACTACTGACGGGTTTCGTCGCGGTGGTATCGCTCATCGCGCCAAGGGCACCTATTACCCAGACGGCGCACTGACCGAGCAACAACTAGCCATGATGCGAGTTGACCCTGGTCTGCTGGTCGTCGAGGGCGTGCAAGAGGGGGCTCTCCAGGTAGGCCAGGACAACGCTGAGCTGGTTCAGGAAATGCGCAACACAATCGCCACGATGACATCGGAGGCAAGTGGCGCTATTGCAGCGCTGGAGCGCGATCTGGAGCAAGTTCGCGCCGGACTGATGGCGGCGTCTTCCGACCTGGTGGCGGTGCTCGCTCAACATCAGGCAGCACCTGGTCTGATCGTTGAGGCGGCAAAGCTGCTGACTCCAGCAGATCCCGCGCAGGAGGGCGCGATTTGTATCCTGGCTGACAGCCTGGCCGCCCTCGTCATCGAGCACCTTCGACCGCATACCCAGGCGCTGGAGGCGCAGGACCATGGACGCAACTCGACGCTCGACAGTGCCGGCAATCTTGAGTCGTCGCCGAGTCCGGCGCCGTTTCCGGCAGTGGCTCCGGCAACTGGTGATAAGCCGGAGGCCGTGACCGAAAAGGCTGCGGGCAAGCGCGGTGCGGCCAGCAAGAAGGGAGCCGAGTAA